The following are encoded in a window of Castanea sativa cultivar Marrone di Chiusa Pesio chromosome 9, ASM4071231v1 genomic DNA:
- the LOC142609889 gene encoding NADPH-dependent aldehyde reductase-like protein, chloroplastic, translating to MASESETNVGNQIQIPSPSLSLSQPQPLQDRVAIVTGSARGIGQAIALHLGSLGAKLVINHTSSKSTHEAELVASQINNSLSSSLNNSNTPRAITVRADVSDPTQVKSLFDKAEETFNSPVHILVNSAGINDSKYPTIANTSLEDFDNIFSVNARGAFLCCKEAANRVKRGGGGRIILLSTSLVGALKPGAAAYTASKAAVETMTKILAKELKGTRITANCVAPGPIATELFFTGKSEEYVKRVIEESPFGRLGETEEVAPLVGFLASDASEWVNGQVIRVNGGYV from the exons ATGGCTTCAGAATCAGAAACCAACGTCGGCAATCAAATCCAAATCCCAAgcccttctctttctctttctcagcCACAACCACTCCAAGACAGAGTAGCCATCGTGACTGGATCCGCCCGCGGAATTGGGCAAGCCATCGCACTCCACTTGGGCTCTCTCGGCGCTAAACTCGTTATCAACCACACCTCCTCCAAGTCAACCCATGAAGCTGAACTAGTAGCCTCTCAGATAAACAATTCATTATCCTCTTCTCTCAACAACAGCAACACCCCACGAGCCATTACAGTCCGTGCCGACGTTTCCGACCCAACCCAGGTCAAGTCCCTCTTCGACAAAGCCGAGGAGACATTCAACTCCCCTGTCCATATCTTGGTCAATTCTGCTGGGATCAATGATTCTAAGTACCCAACTATTGCTAACACTTCTCTCGAGGATTTTGATAATATCTTCAG CGTCAATGCTAGAGGGGCATTCTTGTGCTGTAAAGAAGCAGCAAACCGTGTCAAACGTGGTGGTGGGGGTCGAATTATACTATTATCAACATCTTTGGTGGGTGCATTAAAGCCAGGAGCCGCGGCATACACAGCATCAAAGGCTGCAGTGGAGACCATGACCAAGATACTAGCGAAGGAGCTCAAAGGGACTAGGATTACTGCCAATTGTGTGGCACCAGGGCCAATTGCCACTGAGCTCTTTTTTACTGGGAAGTCTGAGGAATATGTGAAGAGGGTTATTGAGGAAAGCCCATTCGGTAGACTCGGTGAGACTGAGGAAGTAGCACCTCTTGTCGGGTTTTTGGCTAGTGATGCCAGTGAGTGGGTTAATGGCCAAGTTATTCGTGTTAATGGTGGCTATgtttaa
- the LOC142609737 gene encoding pentatricopeptide repeat-containing protein At4g13650-like, with product MSMFLLTPLSFSYSLFHHFSRAFKHPTTLNLNLNLKRTSSKFNKYVRGNVSKKNLASFSSTAVSHVLDEFPQQQTYGNSEGIDLLHIMELRGIRANVETYLWLLDGCFNSGSLLCAQKLHGKILKSGFDLENVLCDRIIDIYIGCGDLDGAVKVFDEMCDRSVSSWNKIINGFVVNKLSGRVLGLFWQMTAENVIPDEMTFAGVLRACGGGNVVFQYVHQIHARITYHGFGASTRVCNPLIDLYSKNGFIDSAKKIFDRLCLKDSVSWVAIMSGLSQNGREVECIFLFRQMHTSGTAPTPYIFSSVLSACTKRELFEVGKQLHGLVFKVGFSSETYVCNALVTLYSRSGNFISAEQIFSTMQNRDEVSYNSLISGLAQRGSSGRALELFQKMQLDCLKPDCVTVASLLSACASVGALYMGRQLHSYAIKGGMSSDIILEGSLLDLYVKCSDIDTAHEFFLTTETENVVLCNVMLVAYGQLNNLSDSFEIFRQMQIEGMIPNQFTYPSILRTCTALGALDLGKQIHSQVIKTGFQLNVYVCSVLIDMYAKHGKLDTALGILRRLTEEDVVSWTAMIAGYVQHDMFAEALKLFEEMQNRGIQSDNIGFSSAISASAGIQALNRGQQIHAQSCVCGYSDDLSIGNALASLYARCGRIEEAYLAFKKIDDKDNISWNALISGFAQSGYCEEALQVFTQMRKAAVEFDLFTFTSAVSAAANIANTKQGKQIHAMIIKTGYDSEIEVSNVLVTLYAKCGIIDDAKREFHAMAEKNEVSWNAMITGYSQHGFGIEALDFFQEMKKLGVMPNHVTFVGVLSACSHAGMVNEGLGYFDSMRKEHGLVPKPEHYVCVVDLLGRAGFLSRARKFIEDMPIKPDALVWRTLLSACIVHKNMEIGEFAAHHLLELEPQDSATYVLLSNIYAVAGKWDSRDRTRQRMKNMGVKKEPGRSWIEIKNSVHAFFVGDHLHPLAEKIYEYLGDLNKQAANIGYVQDRYALLNDVEQGHKDPTVYIHSEKLAITFGLLSLSNSIPIRVIKNLRVCNDCHNWIKYVSKISNRAIVVRDAYRFHHFEGGTCSCRDYW from the coding sequence TATGTACGTGGGAATGTCAGTAAAAAGAATTTAGCTAGTTTTAGCAGCACTGCCGTATCTCATGTGTTAGACGAATTTCCACAACAACAAACTTATGGGAACTCGGAGGGAATTGATCTTCTTCATATCATGGAATTGCGTGGAATTCGTGCTAATGTTGAGACCTATCTATGGCTTTTAGATGGCTGTTTCAATTCTGGGTCTTTATTATGTGCTCAGAAGCTTCATGGAAAGATTTTGAAGTCGGGTTTTGATTTGGAAAACGTTTTGTGTGATCGAATTATTGATATTTACATCGGGTGCGGTGATTTAGATGGTGCAGTTAAGGTTTTTGATGAAATGTGTGACAGGAGTGTATCTTCAtggaataaaattattaatggGTTTGTGGTGAACAAGTTGAGTGGTCGGGTATTGGGTCTCTTTTGGCAAATGACAGCCGAGAATGTGATTCCGGATGAAATGACATTTGCTGGAGTTTTAAGGGCATGTGGTGGCGGTAATGTTGTTTTCCAGTATGTGCATCAGATTCATGCTAGGATTACTTATCATGGTTTTGGTGCTAGTACACGTGTATGTAATCCATTGATTGATTTGTATTCAAAGAATGGGTTTATAGATTCTGCTAAGAAGATCTTTGATAGATTATGTTTGAAGGATAGTGTTTCTTGGGTGGCAATAATGTCAGGTTTATCACAGAATGGACGTGAGGTAGAATGTATTTTCCTATTCCGCCAGATGCATACATCAGGAACTGCCCCTACTCCTTATATCTTTTCAAGTGTTCTAAGTGCCTGCACCAAGAGAGAGTTATTTGAGGTGGGCAAGCAGCTTCATGGCCTTGTTTTTAAAGTGGGATTTTCATCAGAGACATATGTGTGCAATGCTCTTGTGACATTGTATTCACGCTCAGGAAACTTTATATCTGCAGAACAGATTTTCAGCACGATGCAAAACAGGGATGAGGTTTCATATAATTCACTCATCTCAGGGCTTGCTCAGCGTGGGTCTAGTGGTAGAGCTCTGGAATTGTTTCAGAAAATGCAGCTTGATTGCTTGAAACCAGATTGTGTGACAGTTGCAAGTTTGTTGAGTGCGTGTGCATCTGTTGGAGCTCTCTATATGGGAAGACAGCTCCACTCATATGCAATTAAAGGTGGAATGTCTTCAGATATTATTCTTGAAGGTTCTCTACTGGATCTTTATGTGAAATGCTCAGATATAGATACTGCCCATGAATTTTTCCTTACAACAGAGACCGAAAATGTGGTCCTATGTAATGTGATGCTAGTTGCTTACGGGCAGTTAAATAATTTGAGTGATTCATTTGAGATATTTAGACAGATGCAGATTGAAGGCATGATACCCAATCAATTCACTTATCCTAGTATACTGAGGACTTGCACTGCTTTGGGAGCTCTTGATCTAGGAAAGCAGATTCATAGTCAAGTTATAAAGACTGGCTTTCAGCTCAATGTGTATGTCTGCAGTGTGCTTATTGATATGTATGCTAAGCATGGAAAACTTGATACTGCCCTGGGAATCCTCAGAAGACTCACTGAGGAAGATGTTGTCTCTTGGACAGCTATGATTGCAGGCTATGTGCAACATGATATGTTTGCTGAAGCTCTTAAACTTTTTGAAGAAATGCAAAATCGAGGGATCCAATCTGATAATATTGGATTTTCAAGTGCAATCAGTGCAAGTGCTGGTATTCAAGCACTCAATCGAGGACAACAAATTCATGCTCAATCTTGTGTCTGTGGTTACTCAGATGATCTTTCAATTGGTAATGCACTTGCTAGTCTTTATGCTAGATGTGGTAGAATAGAAGAAGCATACTTAGCATTCAAGAAAATTGATGATAAAGATAATATATCATGGAATGCATTGATATCAGGGTTTGCACAGAGTGGGTACTGTGAGGAAGCACTGCAGGTATTTACTCAAATGAGAAAAGCTGCAGTAGAATTTGATTTATTCACGTTTACCTCTGCAGTTAGTGCAGCTGCCAATATAGCAAATACTAAACAAGGGAAGCAGATCCATGCTATGATTATCAAAACTGGTTATGATTCAGAAATTGAGGTTTCTAATGTTTTAGTCACGTTGTATGCCAAGTGTGGTATCATAGATGATGCCAAAAGAGAGTTTCATGCAATGGCTGAAAAAAATGAGGTTTCTTGGAATGCCATGATTACAGGCTATTCTCAACATGGATTTGGTATTGAAGCACTCGATTTTTTCCAGGAGATGAAAAAGCTTGGTGTGATGCCAAACCATGTTACCTTTGTGGGAGTTTTGTCAGCCTGTAGCCATGCAGGTATGGTGAATGAGGGGCTTGGCTACTTTGATTCAATGAGAAAAGAGCATGGCTTAGTGCCTAAACCTGAGCATTACGTATGTGTTGTGGATCTTCTTGGTCGGGCTGGTTTTTTGAGTCGTGCAAGGAAATTTATAGAGGATATGCCAATTAAGCCTGATGCTCTGGTTTGGAGGACACTCTTAAGTGCTTGTATAGTTCATAAAAACATGGAAATTGGAGAGTTTGCTGCCCATCATCTACTAGAATTAGAACCTCAAGACTCAGCCACTTATGTTCtcttatcaaatatatatgCAGTGGCTGGAAAATGGGACTCTAGGGATAGGACAAggcaaaggatgaaaaatatggGTGTGAAGAAAGAGCCTGGCCGTAGCTGGATTGAAATTAAGAACTCAGTTCATGCCTTTTTTGTTGGTGACCATCTCCACCCACTAGCGGAGAAGATATATGAATACTTAGGAGATTTGAATAAACAAGCAGCTAATATTGGTTATGTGCAGGACCGGTATGCCCTTTTGAATGATGTAGAGCAAGGCCATAAGGATCCAACAGTATATATTCATAGTGAGAAGTTAGCAATTACTTTTGGACTCCTTAGTTTGTCTAATTCGATTCCCATACGTGTGATTAAAAATCTTCGTGTCTGTAATGATTGCCATAATTGGATTAAGTATGtgtcaaagatttcaaatcGAGCTATTGTAGTAAGGGATGCATATCGTTTTCATCATTTTGAAGGTGGTACTTGTTCATGTAGAGATTACTGGTAA